Proteins found in one Candidatus Effluviviaceae Genus I sp. genomic segment:
- a CDS encoding transpeptidase family protein: protein MVPTTGRHDAMVVHERRLRAGIVLGLAVWVVVLARLFVIQVVHSPRLASFASKQHVERVRLAPERGIIYDRNLVPLSDNLTVRSVCAHPGDVQSPARTARALASVLGGSAERYASLLASKRAFVWIKRQVTPAEARALEEMQLPGIGFHKENKRVYPFGEVGCHVVGMTDLDGQGICGIERQLDDDLSGSDTWVLYFLDSMGRRMATPASTKAEPRAGASTVLTIDIDLQSIADVELERAIRENKAEGGTIVLQDPWTGDVLAMANWPRFDPNRPQASPVANQKNRAVTDQFEPGSVFKLVTACAALSTGVADLSSVYHANRGDKHFGSCRIHDCHQGGYGWLDFTGAFAKSSNVCFAQIAEDVGPVSLYAWSRDFGFGCPTGISLPGEVRGTLREPSRWSRRSVHTIGIGQEVAVTALQMVNAYSAVANGGSLMEPRIVRAVIGEDGRVLQASEPVIVREVVAPAVAAEVRELMVAVTERGTGKKAAVSELTVAGKTGTAQKALPDGRGYSRDGAMSSFAGFAPADAPEIVCLVVIDEPEGRGLAGDVAAPVFARVVERIVRGPAREDVAAADARSRDARPRVGGLYAGPEMEQRRARGLTTDAPVRHAAAYASYLTAPNRGALDALAGDAAQGLREALVVAPAEPAAALEVPDLRGMSIRLARRTAAQSGLVLAFEGSGVVHRQSPVPGSHARPGDRVVVTCSL from the coding sequence GTGGTGCCGACAACGGGTAGGCACGACGCGATGGTCGTTCACGAGAGACGGCTCCGGGCGGGGATCGTGTTGGGGCTCGCCGTCTGGGTCGTCGTGCTCGCGAGGCTCTTCGTCATCCAGGTCGTCCACTCGCCGCGGCTCGCCTCGTTCGCCTCGAAGCAGCACGTCGAGCGCGTCCGGCTCGCGCCCGAGCGCGGGATCATCTACGACCGAAACCTCGTGCCCCTGTCGGACAACCTCACCGTGAGATCCGTCTGCGCTCATCCCGGGGACGTGCAGTCGCCGGCGCGGACGGCGAGGGCGCTCGCTTCCGTCCTCGGCGGGAGCGCCGAGCGCTACGCTTCGCTTCTCGCCTCGAAGAGAGCCTTCGTGTGGATCAAGCGCCAGGTCACGCCGGCCGAGGCGCGGGCGCTCGAGGAGATGCAGCTGCCCGGCATCGGCTTCCACAAGGAGAACAAGCGCGTCTATCCCTTCGGCGAGGTCGGGTGCCACGTCGTCGGGATGACCGACCTCGACGGCCAGGGGATCTGCGGCATCGAGCGGCAGCTCGACGACGATCTCTCCGGGTCGGACACGTGGGTCCTCTACTTCCTCGACAGCATGGGCCGTCGGATGGCCACGCCGGCCAGCACCAAGGCCGAACCGAGAGCGGGCGCTTCGACCGTGCTCACGATCGACATCGACCTCCAGAGCATCGCCGACGTCGAGCTCGAGCGCGCCATCCGCGAGAACAAAGCCGAGGGCGGCACCATCGTCCTCCAGGACCCGTGGACCGGCGACGTCCTCGCCATGGCCAACTGGCCGCGGTTCGATCCGAACAGGCCGCAGGCCTCGCCCGTCGCCAACCAGAAGAACCGCGCGGTCACGGACCAGTTCGAGCCGGGTTCCGTGTTCAAACTCGTCACGGCGTGCGCGGCGCTGTCCACCGGCGTGGCGGACCTGTCGTCCGTGTACCACGCAAACCGCGGGGACAAGCACTTCGGATCGTGCCGCATCCACGACTGCCATCAGGGCGGCTACGGGTGGCTCGACTTCACCGGCGCCTTCGCGAAGTCCAGCAATGTCTGCTTCGCGCAGATCGCCGAGGACGTAGGCCCCGTGTCGCTCTACGCGTGGTCGCGCGACTTCGGCTTCGGTTGCCCCACGGGCATCTCGCTGCCCGGCGAGGTCCGCGGCACGCTCCGCGAGCCCTCGCGCTGGAGCCGGCGCTCCGTCCACACGATCGGGATCGGCCAGGAGGTCGCCGTCACGGCCCTGCAGATGGTCAACGCGTACTCCGCCGTCGCCAACGGCGGCTCGCTCATGGAGCCCAGGATCGTCCGCGCCGTCATCGGTGAGGACGGGCGCGTGCTGCAGGCGTCGGAGCCGGTCATCGTCCGCGAGGTTGTCGCGCCGGCCGTCGCGGCGGAGGTGCGGGAGCTCATGGTCGCGGTCACGGAGCGGGGAACGGGCAAGAAGGCGGCCGTCTCGGAGCTCACGGTGGCCGGGAAGACCGGGACCGCGCAGAAGGCGCTGCCCGACGGTCGCGGGTACTCGCGCGATGGCGCCATGTCGTCGTTCGCCGGTTTCGCGCCGGCCGACGCGCCGGAGATCGTCTGCCTCGTCGTGATCGATGAACCCGAGGGACGCGGGCTTGCCGGAGACGTGGCCGCGCCCGTGTTCGCGCGCGTCGTCGAGCGCATCGTGCGCGGCCCGGCGCGCGAGGACGTCGCGGCGGCGGACGCGAGGAGCCGCGACGCCCGGCCGCGCGTGGGCGGGCTCTACGCCGGGCCCGAGATGGAGCAGCGCAGAGCGAGGGGACTCACGACCGACGCCCCGGTCCGGCACGCAGCCGCCTACGCGAGCTACCTCACGGCCCCGAACCGCGGGGCGCTCGATGCTCTTGCCGGCGACGCCGCGCAGGGCCTGCGCGAGGCGCTGGTCGTGGCGCCCGCCGAGCCCGCGGCCGCGCTCGAGGTGCCCGACCTGCGCGGCATGAGCATCAGGCTGGCGCGCAGGACTGCGGCCCAGTCCGGTCTCGTGCTCGCGTTCGAGGGAAGCGGAGTCGTTCACCGCCAGTCGCCCGTCCCGGGGAGCCACGCGCGGCCCGGCGACAGGGTCGTCGTCACGTGCTCGCTGTGA
- a CDS encoding UDP-N-acetylmuramoyl-L-alanyl-D-glutamate--2,6-diaminopimelate ligase encodes MRPPDANHRMNGDAPAVPLGDLLRRSSVGGGARAPEAIVRSVEYDSRRVGEGCLFVAITGFVTDGHRFVEEAARRGAVAALVEKKVGASIPEIVVPDTRAALGLVAHEFYGRPSERLKVHTITGTNGKTTASCLVDSILRADGARTGVIGTLGYRVDDRRYPGDRTSPESLDLAKLMASMVDVEVAAVTMEVSSHALALKRAEGMKIDTATFTNLSRDHLDFHGSLEKYAAAKRLLFEALAGAAWKPGSTAIVNADDPCGRDIVASLRSSPRVRTLTFGMSQGDIHASSVRSTAAGTEALFVTPAGAIEVRLRLISAFNVMNALAATGVAVSQNIGSDAIAAGLEAVDRVEGRLQLVDGGQDFTVVVDYAHTPDALEKVIGALRELSPRRLLVVFGCGGDRDRGKRPLMGAIAAGAADLAIVTSDNPRTESPGAIIEDILAGTKGEDARAEIEVIENRRDAIRRAVAAASAGDIVLVAGKGHEDYQIVGTEKLRFDDREEVLAAVADLRSGRL; translated from the coding sequence GTGCGCCCGCCCGACGCCAACCACCGGATGAACGGAGACGCGCCCGCCGTGCCGCTCGGCGACCTCCTGCGGAGATCGTCCGTCGGGGGCGGCGCGAGGGCGCCCGAGGCGATCGTGCGCTCCGTCGAGTACGACTCGCGGCGCGTCGGGGAGGGGTGCCTCTTCGTGGCGATCACCGGCTTCGTGACGGACGGCCACAGGTTCGTGGAGGAGGCGGCGCGTCGGGGCGCCGTCGCGGCGCTCGTCGAGAAGAAGGTCGGGGCCTCGATCCCCGAGATCGTCGTCCCGGACACCCGCGCCGCCCTCGGGCTCGTTGCGCACGAGTTCTACGGCCGGCCGTCCGAACGGCTCAAGGTGCACACCATCACGGGAACGAACGGCAAGACGACCGCCTCGTGCCTCGTCGACTCGATCCTGCGGGCCGACGGGGCGCGCACGGGTGTCATCGGGACGCTGGGCTACCGCGTGGACGATCGGCGCTACCCCGGCGACCGCACGAGCCCGGAGTCGCTCGACCTGGCGAAGCTCATGGCCTCCATGGTGGACGTGGAGGTTGCGGCCGTCACCATGGAGGTGTCCTCGCACGCGCTTGCGCTCAAGCGCGCCGAGGGCATGAAGATCGACACGGCCACCTTCACGAACCTCTCGCGCGACCATCTCGACTTTCACGGCAGCCTCGAGAAGTACGCGGCGGCCAAGAGGCTGCTCTTCGAGGCCCTGGCCGGAGCCGCGTGGAAGCCCGGCTCCACCGCGATCGTGAACGCCGATGACCCGTGCGGACGGGACATCGTCGCGTCGCTGCGGTCGTCCCCGCGCGTGCGCACGCTCACCTTCGGGATGTCCCAGGGCGACATCCACGCGTCGTCGGTGAGGAGCACGGCGGCCGGCACCGAGGCCCTGTTCGTGACCCCGGCCGGCGCGATCGAGGTTCGCCTCAGGCTCATCTCGGCGTTCAACGTCATGAACGCGCTCGCGGCGACCGGCGTGGCGGTCTCGCAGAACATCGGGTCCGATGCCATCGCGGCCGGCCTCGAGGCCGTCGACCGCGTCGAGGGCCGGCTTCAGCTCGTTGACGGCGGGCAGGACTTCACGGTCGTCGTCGACTACGCCCACACGCCCGACGCCCTCGAGAAGGTGATCGGCGCGCTGCGTGAGCTCTCGCCGCGGCGCCTCCTCGTCGTCTTCGGATGCGGGGGCGACCGCGACCGCGGCAAGCGCCCGCTCATGGGCGCGATCGCGGCCGGCGCCGCCGACCTCGCGATCGTCACGTCCGACAACCCGCGCACCGAGAGCCCCGGCGCGATCATCGAAGACATCCTCGCCGGCACGAAGGGCGAGGACGCGCGCGCCGAGATCGAGGTCATCGAGAACAGGCGCGACGCGATCCGGCGGGCGGTCGCCGCGGCGTCGGCCGGGGACATCGTCCTCGTGGCCGGCAAGGGGCACGAGGACTACCAGATCGTCGGCACCGAGAAGCTCCGCTTCGACGACCGGGAGGAGGTGCTGGCCGCCGTGGCGGACCTGCGGTCGGGCCGGCTGTAG